CAGGGCTATGCTATCCCAATGAAGTAATACTCTGCTCCTTCCTGAACGTCAGTCGCAGTAATGTGTGGCACTAGGTCGTGCCACTTGCCTCGCCGTGGCTGGCTCGGCTTTTCTTTGCCCCCTTTTTAGTTTTTATTTTTTACTCTTTGTCTTATACTTTCCTTATAAAGAAAGGTCTTTTATGAAACTATTCAAAGTTTTACTTCTAACAATTTCCATATGTATAATTTCTTCCGCGCATGTCCGAGATTACGCTTACCCTGTTACTGCAGATGTTGAGGATATATGTGGAAGAAATTATTTTTCTGCTGTCCATAACGCTCTTCAAAACGCAAAAAAGTCTATTTTTGTTGTCATGTATTTCATAAATCTTGATCCAAACAAGAATAATGAGGTAAAAACCCTAGTTGATGATCTTGTTGAAGCACATAAACAAAGAGTTAAGGTTAATGTAATTCTCGACAGGAATATTCAATTCAGAAAACAAAGACAAGCAAATCGGAAATTCCATGTTGAAGAAAAGAATAAAAAGGCTTTTGAATATCTGAAAGAAGCAGGTATTGAGGTCTATTATGATACTAACGTTACTTACACTCATCTAAAAGCTATCATAATTGATAAACAAAAAATCATTGTTGGAAGCAATAACTGGTCGGAAAGCTCACTTAAACGCAACAATGAAGCTGGAGTTTTGATTAATTCTACGAAAATTGCAAAAAGTTTCCTTAATTACTTTAATACAATAGGTATTGATTACGAAGAAAGCAAAAAAGACGTTCTCCCCTATCTGCAATTACCCAAAAGCACTCTCACTGGTTCATTGTCTCGATTTATAACAACTAATAACAAAGGATGCTGGAATTTATACCTTTGGTTAGTCAGAAAATACGAACCAGGACAGACAATCGATTTTGATTATAGTCTGGCTGAAGCGGATTTGGAATACGGCGGTGATCTAAACAGGTATAGAGCTCGAATGAACGAAAATCTAAAGAAACTGGATGAGGAATACGGCTTACTCAAAGCAAAATTTGCTTATGGGAAAAATGCTGAGATCACAATGAAACTTTTCAGCACAGCTGAAAAGCAATATTTTGAGATACCAGAAACATTTTGGAAATACGGATGGGACGAAAGATTGCCACTTTCGGCGCAATTCTGCTTATTTATTAACCTCCTCAAATCAGGCCCTAATCAAAAAATATGGTTTGATAGCAAAAAGAGACTCTCTAAAGAATTTAATGTAAGCCATACAATTATTACTAATGGGATGCTTGCACTAAAGAAGTGGAATCTAATAGATATCGAAAGAGGAAGTATTGAAAAGGGTTTCGCTAATAGGCCTGCCAATAGATACAGAGTTAAAAATATTTACTCTCTTGATGATTTCGAAAAGGAATTGAAGAAATTGAAGGATAAATATGGTGCTAATACAGTAAAGCAAGCCAGAGAATTCTCAAAAATAATTCTGGATGAATACAGCTTGGAGCATATTGAAGATATTGCTGTCATGATTAAGAAATATGGAGCTGACAAAGTTGAAGAGGCTTTTAATAAAATCTCTCAATATAAAATTGATAATCCAATGAGATCATTGAGATATGTGGCTGGGATATTAACAGCTAAAGAATAATCTATCTAAATATGGTCTTAACGCTTTTTGAATTACCTTTTATCTGCTACAATTGATAGCAACATGAAAGATATTCTATGAACCGTCGTTACTGGACTATTGAAAACGGTTTGATGCCCGTTATTGCAACTGCAATTCATAACGGACATGATATATGTTTATCACCAGACTCACTATATTCTATCGATGAATCCCAAAGATTGAGAGAAGAAGACCCTTATACTGGAGAGTTTACTAAATGCAGCAACAACAGAGTAATAGTTCACAGTTCCCGCTTTCAATGTGATTTAAACAGACCTAAAGATAAATGCGTATATGTTACACCTGAAGACGCTTGGGGACTGTGTGTCTGGAAAGATAGACCTACGCCCGAAATTTTAGATAAGTTGTACGCGCTATACGATTTATTTTATGCTGACATGCACACATACCTACAAAGTAGTATTCAAAAATTTGGAAAGATAGTCGTTCTCGATATTCACTCTTATAATCATAAAAGAAACGACCCTGATGCACCTCCACAAGATCCAGCGATGTTTCCGGAAATAAATGTTGGGACAGGATCGTTAGACAAAACTAGGTGGGGCTCATATGTCGATTGTTTCATAGATACAGTAGAACAATATGATTTCCTCGGACGAAAACTCATTATTAAAGAAAATGCAGTATTTAAAGGTGGTTATTTTTCACAGTGGATACATAAAACGTTTCCGAATGATGCCTGCGCTCTTGCTATAGAATTTAAGAAATTCTTTATGGATGAATGGACAGGATCATTGTACGAAGATGAATATAGTGAAATCAATAATCTCTTACACTCATGCGTGAAAGAAATACTTAAGGAACTGAAAAACAATGCCTCACAATAACGAGTTTTCCGAACAAACATTCCAAAACGTCATAAATATAATCGGTCAGCGGTTATTGGAAAATAAAAGGGTACGCCGAAAGTTACCTGGCGGGAGAGTGCATATTGATCGAAGACTGCCTTTTTTATGTGTTTTTCGACAGTCACCACACTTATACAAAGACGGTACCGAAAGATTGGTTGTGGGTGAGGCCTCATATGTTATTGTCGATGGAGATACTATCTGGCATGATAAAACAGTTCAGCTGTGCAAACAAATCATTGAAAAACAACAAGAGTGTTTTAGGACATTTCTTATTGTAGAAGTATGGCCCTCTCAAGATAATCAAGAAAACTGTGGCTCCCCTTGTTTCACTATTCACACCTCAGATGATGAATACAGCCCTTTACGCTCTACACTGTTATGCATGAAAAGGGAATTACAGAAAATACATATTATGAAAAAAGCGTGTGATGCTCATATCTCTTACACCTCTTCATCTGTTCCTCCAGGACTATGCAATTTATTTTCAGAAGATGACTTAAAAAAATATAATTGTCACGTTATTGGCCTTGAAGTACCGACACTCTACTTTGATCATAAGAATCATCAAATATACCCCATCGAACTTCAAAAAATGCGCAGGGGTATATCACGTGTTTTTAAGAAAACTTTTTTTGAATTTATCCGGTCGCAAACAGCAAATGTGCCACCACACTATTTAGAGCTCGGCAGAAAAGCAATGGTAAAAGCGGTCTGGGACACTGACAACCGTTTTGCTCTTATTGAACAACTATATGATTATCTTCTTTTATCAACGCCCCTTAATGTTGCTTCCGAACGAAAGAAATATTTTGATTTGGGATATAAAATTGAACCGACTTTTTATTACCGCCCCCTACCCATCGACCCGATGTTGTTAAAGAGACTACTATATAACATTCCTATTGAACGTATTGAAGACCCAATGCTTGAGAATCTTTTCCGTGAAAAGCAGGCCGAACTTGATAATAATCTATCTATGATTATGAATCGCGGCACAGACAAATATTTGTATGGAAGCATAAATACGTATGGGGCTATTGATACGCCTCTTTTACGTTTGGCCCAAAACATATTCAAGAAATATGTATGTAAAAATAATCAAAACTCAAAAAACTCTGTAGATGCAAAAACAATTAAACGATATGTAGAAAAACGCATGCTGCAATATCACAAAGCAGGACATGATTTGAGTGCCAAATGCTATATTAGAAACGATGTGTCGGGAATAATTGTAGTCAAAGGTGATATCTATATCGGATCAGACCTCACTATCCTTGAGGATAGAGTTGACGCACTCATTGCTCATGAAATTGATACGCACGTTTTAACTCACTATAATGCGACACTGCAGCCATTGCAGATGCTTGTGTCAGGGTTTCCTGGGTATGAGGAACTGCAGGAAGGCCTAGGGATTATTGCTGAATATTGTGTTGGCGGATTAAATTCTCACAGGTTAAGAATGCTCGCTGGCCGCGTAATCGCCGCGCATGAGGTTATGAACGGCAAAAGCTTTAATTATATATTTAAACTACTTACGGACACATATGGGTTTCACAGAAAGAATGCTTTTGATATGACAATGAGGGTATGCCGCAGTGGTGGATTGACCAAAGATTGTATTTATTTACGCGGGCTTATGAAGATATTAGATTA
This genomic interval from Candidatus Ancaeobacter aquaticus contains the following:
- a CDS encoding N-formylglutamate amidohydrolase; protein product: MNRRYWTIENGLMPVIATAIHNGHDICLSPDSLYSIDESQRLREEDPYTGEFTKCSNNRVIVHSSRFQCDLNRPKDKCVYVTPEDAWGLCVWKDRPTPEILDKLYALYDLFYADMHTYLQSSIQKFGKIVVLDIHSYNHKRNDPDAPPQDPAMFPEINVGTGSLDKTRWGSYVDCFIDTVEQYDFLGRKLIIKENAVFKGGYFSQWIHKTFPNDACALAIEFKKFFMDEWTGSLYEDEYSEINNLLHSCVKEILKELKNNASQ
- a CDS encoding phospholipase D-like domain-containing protein; the encoded protein is MKLFKVLLLTISICIISSAHVRDYAYPVTADVEDICGRNYFSAVHNALQNAKKSIFVVMYFINLDPNKNNEVKTLVDDLVEAHKQRVKVNVILDRNIQFRKQRQANRKFHVEEKNKKAFEYLKEAGIEVYYDTNVTYTHLKAIIIDKQKIIVGSNNWSESSLKRNNEAGVLINSTKIAKSFLNYFNTIGIDYEESKKDVLPYLQLPKSTLTGSLSRFITTNNKGCWNLYLWLVRKYEPGQTIDFDYSLAEADLEYGGDLNRYRARMNENLKKLDEEYGLLKAKFAYGKNAEITMKLFSTAEKQYFEIPETFWKYGWDERLPLSAQFCLFINLLKSGPNQKIWFDSKKRLSKEFNVSHTIITNGMLALKKWNLIDIERGSIEKGFANRPANRYRVKNIYSLDDFEKELKKLKDKYGANTVKQAREFSKIILDEYSLEHIEDIAVMIKKYGADKVEEAFNKISQYKIDNPMRSLRYVAGILTAKE
- a CDS encoding DUF1704 domain-containing protein, which codes for MPHNNEFSEQTFQNVINIIGQRLLENKRVRRKLPGGRVHIDRRLPFLCVFRQSPHLYKDGTERLVVGEASYVIVDGDTIWHDKTVQLCKQIIEKQQECFRTFLIVEVWPSQDNQENCGSPCFTIHTSDDEYSPLRSTLLCMKRELQKIHIMKKACDAHISYTSSSVPPGLCNLFSEDDLKKYNCHVIGLEVPTLYFDHKNHQIYPIELQKMRRGISRVFKKTFFEFIRSQTANVPPHYLELGRKAMVKAVWDTDNRFALIEQLYDYLLLSTPLNVASERKKYFDLGYKIEPTFYYRPLPIDPMLLKRLLYNIPIERIEDPMLENLFREKQAELDNNLSMIMNRGTDKYLYGSINTYGAIDTPLLRLAQNIFKKYVCKNNQNSKNSVDAKTIKRYVEKRMLQYHKAGHDLSAKCYIRNDVSGIIVVKGDIYIGSDLTILEDRVDALIAHEIDTHVLTHYNATLQPLQMLVSGFPGYEELQEGLGIIAEYCVGGLNSHRLRMLAGRVIAAHEVMNGKSFNYIFKLLTDTYGFHRKNAFDMTMRVCRSGGLTKDCIYLRGLMKILDYFKDNGDIETLFIGKIGFPNIPLIKELLYREIICKPPVIPLYLHSEKTHERMTCLKNGVPIDKLIQ